From Saccharibacillus brassicae:
CCATCTGGTTGATGTCCTACGTGGAGAAATGGGTCGACAAGATTATGCCGTCCGCGGTCAAACTGCTGTTCGTGCCGCTCATCACGCTGATCGTCGTCGTGCCGGTTACGCTGATCGCGATCGGACCGCTGGGCACGATCATCGGCAGCGGCTTGTCCGGCGGCATCAACTGGCTGCTGACGGAAGGCGGCTTGTTCGCCGGCATCATTCTCGGCGGCGCCATGCCGCTGATCGTCATGACGGGTATGCACTACGCGATCGTGCCGGTCATTCTGAGCAATCTGGCCACGGTCGGCTTCGATAAATTTCTGCCGCTGACTTATATCTCGAATATGGGACAGGCGGGCGCAACTTTCGGCGTGTTCTTCCGGGCAAGAGACAAAAAGCTCAAATCCGTCGCCTTGTCGACCAGCTTCACCGCCCTAATGGGCGTGACGGAACCGGCGATGTACGGCGTCAACATGACGTACAAGAAGCCGTTCGTCGCCGGCATGATCGGCAGCGCCGCAGGCGGCGCGTTCGGCATGGGATTCGGCGTCAACGCCTACGTACTGGCGGGTAACGGCGGACTGCCGGGGCTTCCGGCCATGATCGGGCCGACGTTCGGCTATGCCGTGGCGAGCATGGCGATCGCTTTCGTCGTGGCGACGGCCGTCTCGCTGGTGCTCGGCATCAAGGAAGACGTGCCCGTACCGGACGCGACCCAATTCGGCGGCGGTCAACAGGCGCAGCCTGCGGCGGCGGCCCGGGCAGCCGTTCCCGCTTCGACGACGCCTGCGACGCCTGCAACCGCTGCGGCGCCTCACTCCGCGGCGGCCGTTGCCGAGGAGCCGGTCAAGATTCCGGCTTCCGACGAGACGATCTGCTCCCCGATGAACGGACGCGCCATCGCGCTGACCGAAGTGGACGACCCGACGTTCGGGGACGAACTTATGGGCAAAGGCATCGCTTTCGTGCCGTCCGAAGGACTGCTGGCCTCGCCGGTCGACGGCACGGTCATGAACGTCTTCAAGACGAAGCACGCCATCGTGATCCATAGCGATTCCGGTGCCGAGCTGCTGATCCATGTCGGCATCAATACGGTCAAGCTGCGCGGCCAATATTTCGAAGCGCGGGTGCAGGCGGGCACGAGAGTCCGGGCCGGCGATCCGCTGCTGACATTCGATCTGGCGCGCATCGCGGAACAATACGATACGACGACCGCCATGGTCGTGACGAATACCGCCGATTACGCTTCGGTCGAAGCGCTGGAGCACGGCGAAGTCTCGATTCTGCAGCCGTCGCTGCAGGTGAAGATCTAACGCATCACCATTCCATTTCGCAAAGGAGCGCGATTCCATGACGAACG
This genomic window contains:
- a CDS encoding beta-glucoside-specific PTS transporter subunit IIABC codes for the protein MNHQETARKIVEWVGGPDNVNSVYHCVTRLRFSLKDNAKADAAELKKLDKVMGTNIAGDQYQVIIGNDVSKVYDAMAQQYPAFKADAAPAAEADSGSGAKKTKNPISRLFDFIAGVFAPILPAIAGAGLLKGFLALFVAWNWMSVDTDVYGILSAIGDGVFYFLPVLIAVSASRKFGANPYVGIAVVAALLYPDMGALLSSGNPVSFLGLPVTAVTYSSTVIPILLAIWLMSYVEKWVDKIMPSAVKLLFVPLITLIVVVPVTLIAIGPLGTIIGSGLSGGINWLLTEGGLFAGIILGGAMPLIVMTGMHYAIVPVILSNLATVGFDKFLPLTYISNMGQAGATFGVFFRARDKKLKSVALSTSFTALMGVTEPAMYGVNMTYKKPFVAGMIGSAAGGAFGMGFGVNAYVLAGNGGLPGLPAMIGPTFGYAVASMAIAFVVATAVSLVLGIKEDVPVPDATQFGGGQQAQPAAAARAAVPASTTPATPATAAAPHSAAAVAEEPVKIPASDETICSPMNGRAIALTEVDDPTFGDELMGKGIAFVPSEGLLASPVDGTVMNVFKTKHAIVIHSDSGAELLIHVGINTVKLRGQYFEARVQAGTRVRAGDPLLTFDLARIAEQYDTTTAMVVTNTADYASVEALEHGEVSILQPSLQVKI